From Methylococcus capsulatus:
GGAGACCTTGTTGCCTGGCGCGAGGCACAGCCAGGAGGCGAAGTGCTGGGCGGTCGGCCATCGTGATAGATCGGTGCCGCACTCGCTGACCATCTTCAAGGCCAGATACGGACCGAAGCCGTGAATCCGGGTCAGGTCGGTGCCGATCACAGCCTACAGGGCCTTTCGCACATCGAAGGCGGGCTCGTTGACCTGGCGGGTCCGGTGCCGCGCAGGAGCTGGCGTCCCGTCCGGCGGTGGATCGGCCCGAAGGCGGGAGAGCAGTGCCTCGATCTCGCGGTCACACGCAACGACATGTCCCTGGTAGGCATCGTACAGTGCTACCGCTTGCCCGAGGGCGAACAGGTGCTCAGGGCGGTAGTGCCCGCGTAGGGCCTGCTCGATGGTCTCGGCGGAAGCCTTACAGCGGAGGTCGCGGTAGCTCGCCAGCACGGCAGGATCCCGGGTCCCTGCCAGGATCGCCCGGATGATCCGCATTCCGGTCACGCCGGTGATATCCGACACCACGTGCTGCAATTGCAGGTTCATCTGCGTCAACGCCTTCTGCATGTGCTGAATGTGGGCCGCCGCGTAGTCCAGAAGCCGCTCCCGCTGGCGCAGGTAGGCCCGTAAGGCCGCGATATTGGCCGGGGGATGGAAGCTGGCCCGCAGCAGCCCGTAGGCATGCAACTGCTGGAGCCACGGGGCATCGTTTACATCCGTCTTGCGGCCGTGCACGTGCTTGACATCCCGCGCGTTGACCACGAACACCTCCAGGCCTCGCGACTCCAACACCTCAAACAGCGGGATCCAGTACACGCCGGTGGATTCCATGGCCACGGTCTCGATGCCGCAGGCCACCAGCCAGTCAGCCAACCGGTGGAGGTCGCCGGTGAAGCTCTGGAAGCTGCGCACCGGCTCGGAGTCGCGCTGTGGGGACACCGCTGCCACGTGGAATTGGGAACCCACGTCGATGCCGGCGGCATCCGGGTTGATCGTCATCAGTCGTTCGGGAAAACGCCGCGCTTTCGGTTTTGATTTGTCCATGACCTTGCCCTCGGAAAGATGGGCCGGGGCGGGGACGGCGGAACTATCACCTTCCTAACCGGGATCTCCCGAGGGCGTCACCACACGCAAATCCGCCACAGTCCCTGGGCCATGTTTTTTTAACGGGGCCGAAACCACCAAAAAGCGGACGGCCGCTGCTCCCGGCGATGCCCACAGTGTACGCCGGAGCAGAGTTTCTGGCCCTACAAAAGGGGGAGCCGACGCGCCCTCGTGGAAAGTTTTTTAGGATGTCGCGCTCCTCCTTCCAAATCGACACCTCCCGACGCAGCCGCTTCAATTCCTCGTAAAGATGCTCCGAATTCACCGTCTCCTGATTCGGCTGAGGCTTCCCGTGATACTGCCGAACCCAGCCGTACAAGGTATCCTTGCTGACCCCCAACTCCCGGGCGGTCTGCGCCAGCGGGCGCTTCGACTCCACCGCCAACTTCACCGCCGATTCCTTGAACTCCGCGGTGTAACTCTTCGCTTGCTTTCTCTCACTCATCTCAACACACAACCTCGATCTCTCTATGATCTCATTTCAGGTTGTGTGTCCGGGATAGTCTAGCCAGGTCAAAGAGACTTCTGTTTCACAAATCAACGCAACGGCGCGGCTTTGCGCCATTCCACAAGCTTCTGCATCGAGCCGCCCGCATCAATATTCCATCGCATCGATCGCCACCGCCTTCCCTGTGCCAAGGATTGCATTGAACGGCGCGACGAACCGCTGAGCCTCGCTCCGCACGAACTCTTCGAACGCCGTGGCCGTCGCCGACAAGCGCTTGCCCGCCCGGTGCACGATGTACCACTGCCGCATGATCGGAAATGCCTCCACATCCAGCACCACCACCCGGCGATCGGCGAGTTCGCGCTCGACGGTATGTATCGAAACCAGTCCCAGCCCCAGGCCGACTTCCACTCCCTGCTTGATGGCACCGTTGGTGTTCATTTCCATACTGGCGACAACCCGCACCCCTCGTTCGGCCAAGAACCGCTCGACCGCATTCCGGGTGCCCGATCCCTGTTCGCGCATCAGAAACGTCTCGTTACGCAAATCCTCCAGACGTATGCCTTTTTCGCCGACGCGCGGATGATCTGCCGGCGCAATGATGACCAAGGGGTTGTCCATGAAAGCTTCGGCCACGAGGTCCATGTCGTCCGGTGGACGCCCCATCAGCACCGTATCCACTTCATTGTCTTCAAGCATCCGTAGCAACCCCTTACGGTTGGTCACCTTGAAGTTCACCCGCACCTTCGGATAGCGCTTGCAGAAGTCTGCCAATAGGCGGATGGCGAAATAATGCACCGTGCTCGCCACCGCGACGACCAGCCGCCCTCCCTCCATCCCCTTCAACTCCTCGATGAGCTGCTCGGCTTCGTCGAGCTGCAGCGAAATCTGCCGACTCAACCGATACAGCTCCTCACCGGCACGGGTGAGGAAGATCTTTTTTCCCAACCGCTCGAACAGCGGCAGCCCTATGCTTTCCTCGAACTGCTTGATCTGCATCGAAACGGCGGGCTGCGTCAGATAAAGCTCTTCCGCTGCGCGCGTGAAACTCAGTCGCCGCGCAACCCTCTCGAAGACCTTCAACTGCCGGAGAGTGATGTTCATGGATAACGTTTATTTATTATCTTGTTAAAATTGATTGATTTTCCCTTATCCTGAATTGCCCATAAATTAAGCGGCCCTGCATCGCGCCGGCCGTTTCAGTGCGGCATGCCATAGGCTGCCGCACCGGTTCATTAAGGCGTGACAAGATGGAATTTACTGAGGGATAATACATTGTTTCAGAATTTTCCACTCATCCCAGCGAGCAGACAATATTGGAGGAGGAGACCGACATGAGGACGCGACGAGAACTCGCCAACGCCATACGGGCCTTGAGCATGGATGCCGTGCAGAAGGCCAATTCGGGCCATCCTGGGGCGCCGATGGGGATGGCGGACATTGCCGAGGTCCTGTGGAACGACTACCTGCGCCACAACCCGGCCAACCCGAAGTGGCCCGACCGTGACCGCTTCGTGTTGTCCAACGGCCACGGCTCGATGCTGATCTATTCCCTGCTGCACCTGACCGGCTACGATCTGCCCATCGAGGAACTGCAGAACTTCCGTCAGCTCCACTCCAAGACCCCCGGCCATCCCGAATACGGCTACACCCCCGGGGTGGAGACCACCACGGGCCCGCTGGGCCAGGGCATCACCAACGCCGTCGGCATGGCTCTGGCCGAGCGCACGCTCGCCGGCCAGTTCAACCGGCCCGGCCATGCCATCGTCGACCATTACACCTACGTCTTCCTGGGGGACGGCTGCCTGATGGAGGGCATCTCCCACGAAGCCTGCTCGCTGGCCGGCTCCATGAAGCTGGGCAAGCTGATCGCCTTCTACGATGACAACAACATCTCCATCGACGGCGAGGTCCGCGGTCACGGCGGCGTGCCCGGCTGGTTCATGGACGATACGCCCAAGCGCTTGAGGCTTACGCGCTGGCACGTGATCCCCAAGGTCGACGGGCATGATCCGGACGCCGTGAAGGCGGCCATCGAGGAAGCCCGTGCGGTCACCGACAAGCCCTCTTTGATCTGCTGCCAGACCATCATCGGCTGGGGCTCGCCCAACAAGCAGGGCAAGGAAGACTGCCACGGCGCCGCCCTCGGCACCGATGAAGTCGCCTTGACCCGCGAGAACATCGGCTGGCCGTATCCGCCTTTCGAAATCCCGGCCGACATCTACGAGGCCTGGGACGCGCGCGAGACCGGTGCCAAGGCGGAAAGTCAGTGGAACGACCGCTTCGAAAACTACCGCCGCGAATTCCCCGAGCTGGCCGCCGAGTTCGAGCGCCGCATGGCGGGCGAGCTGCCGCGGGACTGGGCGGAGAAATCCGCCGCCTTCGTGGCCCAGGTGAATGCGAAGGCCGAGACCATCGCCAGCCGTAAGGCCTCCCAGAACGCCTTGAACGGCTTCGGGCCGCTCTTGCCGGAGCTCATGGGCGGCTCGGCCGACCTCGCCGGCTCCAACCTGACCCTGTGGTCCGGCTGCAAAAACGTCAATGCGCCCCCCTGCGACGGCAATTATGTCTATTACGGCGTGCGCGAATTCGGCATGTCGGCGATCATGAACGGCATCGCCCTGCACGGCGGCTTCCGTCCCTATGGCGGAACCTTCCTGATGTTCTCCGAATACGCCCGCAATGCGCTGCGCATGTCGGCCCTGATGCAGATCCCGGTGATCTATGTCTACACCCACGACTCCATCGGTCTGGGCGAGGACGGCCCCACCCATCAGCCGGTCGAGCAGACCGCCACCTTGCGCCTGATTCCCCGCATGCAGGTCTGGCGGCCGTGCGACGCGGTGGAGTCGGCGGTGGCCTGGAAGTGCGCGATCGAGCGCAAGGACGGCCCTTCCAGCCTGATCTTCTCGCGCCAGAACCTGCCGCACATGCCCCGCACGCCGGAGCAGATCGCCGCGATCCCCCGGGGCGGCTATGTCCTGGTCGACTGCGCCGGCACCCCCGACCTCATCCTGCTGGCCACCGGCTCGGAGGTCGAGCTGGCGGTGAAGGCGGCCGAGGCCCTGACCGCCAAGGGCAAACAGGTGCGGGTGGTGTCGATGGCCTCCACCAACGTGTTCGATGCCCAGGAGCAGGCGTATCGTGACAGCGTGCTGCCGCCCGCCGTGACCCGCCGCCTCGCCATCGAGGCCGGTGTCAGCGACGGCTGGTGGAAATACGTCGGCAGCCATGGCAAAGTTATCGGCCTGGACCGCTTCGGCGAATCCGCACCGGCCGGCCTGCTGTTCAAGACCTTCGGCTTCACCGTCGACAACGTGGTCGCGCAGGCCGAGCCTTGTTTAACCTCAGCCCGAGGGCATCCCATGGCATTGATCTCCCTGCGTCAACTGTTGGACCATGCCGCCGAGCACGGCTTAAGCCTGCCGGCGTTCAACGTCAACAACATGGAGCAAATCAAGGCCATCATGGAAGCCGCCGCCGCCGTGGACGCCCCGGTGATCCTGCAGGGCTCGGCCGGCGCCAGAACCTATGCCGGCGAGCCGTTCCTGCGCCATCTGGTGCTGGCCGCCATCGAGATGTATCCGCACCTCCCGGTGTGCATGCACCAGGATCACGGGGCCTCCCCGGCGGTGTGCATCCGCTCCATCCAGTCCGGCTTCAGTTCGGTGATGATGGACGGCTCTTTGCTGGAGGACATGAAAACCCCGGCCAGCTATGCGTACAATGTCGAGACCACCCGCAAGGTGGTCGAGATGGCGCATGCCTGCGGGGTGTCGGTGGAAGGTGAGCTCGGCTGGCCTGGGCTCGCTGGAAACCGGCCGAGCAGGGGAAGAAGACGGTCACGGCGCGGAAGGCGAGCTGGACCCCTGCCTGCTGACCGATCCGGACGAGGCGGCGGATTTCGTCCGTCAGACCCAGGTCGATGCCCTGGCGATCGCCATCGGCACCAGCCACGGCGCCTACAAGTTCACCGCAAACCCACCGGGCAGGTGCGCGGATCGACCGGGTCAAGGCGATCCACCAGCGGATTCCCACCATCCATCTGGTGATGCACGGCTCGTCCTCGGTCCCCGAGGACTGGGCGCAGATGATCAACGACTACGGCGGCGACATCGGCCAGACCTACGGTGTGCCGGTCGAGGAGATCGTCGAGGGTATCCGCCATGGCGTCCGCAAGGTCAACATCGATACCGACCTGCGGGATCGCCTCCTATGGCGCCATGCGCAAGTTCATGGTCGAGGACATCGAAGAACTTCGACCCGCGCAAGCTCTACAAGGGCGCAAACCGCCATGACCGCGATCTGCCGGGCCCGCTACGAGGCGGATCGGCGCCGCCGGCCAGGCCGCCAAGATCAAGCCCCTGCGCCTGGAAGACATGAGCTTGGCGTATGCCCAGGGCAAACTCGATCCGATCGTCCGCTAGCGCGGCGGGTCGGACGGACACCGGGGAGGGCGGGCGCGGAAGCGTCCGGCAACGGAAACGCGAGCGATGCAATTGGAAAACAGGGGCGATTCGAAACCCGCCCCGCCGAACTTTTATACCCACTGACAAGGACTTAATGGGGAAACCACGTGAAGAAACCGTTCTCGACTCACACCGTGTTCGCAGCCCTGCTGCTGGCCGCCCCGCTCGCGGGCGCCGCCGATTATCCGCCCGACTTCCAGCCGTCGGTGATCTATCGGGATCCCAGCCTGCCGGCCAGCCCCCGGCCCCCGCAGCCGCGCCGGCACGCCCAAGTCGCCGGCGGACTGACGCCCCGGCACCGGCCGCCGCCCCGGCCAAGACCGAGGCCGCCCCCGAAGCCCAGGCCGCGCCCGCCGCGCCAAACCCGCCCCCGACACCGCCGTCGGATTATTACCTGTTCGGCGGCGTAGTCGCGGTCCTGATCGGCTTCGTGCTCTGGAGCAGCCGCCGTCCGGCCGCCGCCACATCCGGCCGCGGCGCCCGCGGCGACCGTGCAAAAGTCGGCCGCCAGCGGCACCGGCGTCGCCCGCTACCTGCAGGCCCAAGGGCTCGTGGCCGGCCCCGAAACCGGGGTCGCCAAATACCAAGACGCTGCCGGAACCCGTCCGCACCACCGAAACCGGCGTGGCCAAATACCTCAAAAACCTGCCGCCATGCCCGAAGTGGCCGCCGCGGCCGAAACCGGGCGTCGCCAAGTACATCAAGAACCTGCCCAAGCCCGCCGTCGTGGCTACGGGCGAAACCGGCGTCACCAAATACCTGAAAAGCCTCAACGGCTGACCCCCTGAAAGGGGGGGGCGCATTGACAGCAGCCCCCTCACTCTTTACAGTGAGGAAATTGTGCATTCAGCAAAACCCCATAACTCTTAAGGCTTCACCCGACTTTTTCTCTCTACTTTTTGATCGGAGGAGATCCCATGGCAAGACCATTGATTCAGCTCGCACTGGACACGCTGGACATCCCGCAGACGTTGAAGCTCGCAAGCCTCACCGCACCCTATATCGATATCTTCGAGATCGGTACCCCCAGCATCAAATACAATGGCATCGCCCTGGTGAAGGAGTTCAAAAAGCGCTTCCCCAACAAACTGCTCCTGGTCGACCTCAAGACCATGGACGCCGGTGAATACGAAGCCACCCCCTTCTTCGCCGCCGGCGCCGACATCACCACCGTCCTCGGCGTCGCCGGACTGGCCACCATCAAGGGCGTCATCAACGCCGCCAACAAACACAACGCCGAAGTCCAGGTCGACCTGATCAACGTCCCCGACAAGGCCGCCTGCGCCCGTGAGTCCGCCAAGGCCGGCGCCCAGATCGTCGGCATCCACACCGGCCTCGACGCCCAGGCCGCCGGCCAGACCCCCTTCGCCGACCTCCAGGCCATCGCCAAGCTCGGCCTCCCCGTCCGCATCTCCGTCGCCGGCGGCATCAAAGCCTCCACCGCACAGCAGGTCGTCAAAACCGGCGCCAACATCATCGTCGTCGGAGCCGCCATCTACGGCGCCGCTTCCCCCGCCGATGCCGCGCGCGAAATCTACGAACAGGTCGTCGCCGCTGCCGCCTAATCGGGACTTGCGCATGCATCAGAAACTGATCATAGACAAAATCTCCGGCATCCTCGCCGCCACCGATGCCGGCTATGATGCAAAACTGACTGCCATGCTCGACCAGGCCTCCCGCATCTTCGTCGCGGGGGCCGGCCGGTCGGGGCTGGTCGCCAAGTTCTTCGCCATGCGCCTCATGCACGGCGGCTATGACGTCTTCGTCGTCGGCGAAATCGTCACCCCCAGCATCCGCAAGGGCGACTTGCTGATCGTGATCTCCGGCTCCGGTGAAACCGAAACCATGCTCGCCTTCACCAAAAAAGCCAAGGAGCAGGGCGCCACCATCGCCCTCATCTCCACACGCGACAGC
This genomic window contains:
- a CDS encoding IS110 family transposase is translated as MDKSKPKARRFPERLMTINPDAAGIDVGSQFHVAAVSPQRDSEPVRSFQSFTGDLHRLADWLVACGIETVAMESTGVYWIPLFEVLESRGLEVFVVNARDVKHVHGRKTDVNDAPWLQQLHAYGLLRASFHPPANIAALRAYLRQRERLLDYAAAHIQHMQKALTQMNLQLQHVVSDITGVTGMRIIRAILAGTRDPAVLASYRDLRCKASAETIEQALRGHYRPEHLFALGQAVALYDAYQGHVVACDREIEALLSRLRADPPPDGTPAPARHRTRQVNEPAFDVRKAL
- a CDS encoding transposase, giving the protein MSERKQAKSYTAEFKESAVKLAVESKRPLAQTARELGVSKDTLYGWVRQYHGKPQPNQETVNSEHLYEELKRLRREVSIWKEERDILKNFPRGRVGSPFCRARNSAPAYTVGIAGSSGRPLFGGFGPVKKTWPRDCGGFACGDALGRSRLGR
- a CDS encoding LysR family transcriptional regulator; the protein is MNITLRQLKVFERVARRLSFTRAAEELYLTQPAVSMQIKQFEESIGLPLFERLGKKIFLTRAGEELYRLSRQISLQLDEAEQLIEELKGMEGGRLVVAVASTVHYFAIRLLADFCKRYPKVRVNFKVTNRKGLLRMLEDNEVDTVLMGRPPDDMDLVAEAFMDNPLVIIAPADHPRVGEKGIRLEDLRNETFLMREQGSGTRNAVERFLAERGVRVVASMEMNTNGAIKQGVEVGLGLGLVSIHTVERELADRRVVVLDVEAFPIMRQWYIVHRAGKRLSATATAFEEFVRSEAQRFVAPFNAILGTGKAVAIDAMEY
- a CDS encoding class II fructose-bisphosphate aldolase yields the protein MHGSSSVPEDWAQMINDYGGDIGQTYGVPVEEIVEGIRHGVRKVNIDTDLRDRLLWRHAQVHGRGHRRTSTRASSTRAQTAMTAICRARYEADRRRRPGRQDQAPAPGRHELGVCPGQTRSDRPLARRVGRTPGRAGAEASGNGNASDAIGKQGRFETRPAELLYPLTRT
- the hxlA gene encoding 3-hexulose-6-phosphate synthase, whose protein sequence is MARPLIQLALDTLDIPQTLKLASLTAPYIDIFEIGTPSIKYNGIALVKEFKKRFPNKLLLVDLKTMDAGEYEATPFFAAGADITTVLGVAGLATIKGVINAANKHNAEVQVDLINVPDKAACARESAKAGAQIVGIHTGLDAQAAGQTPFADLQAIAKLGLPVRISVAGGIKASTAQQVVKTGANIIVVGAAIYGAASPADAAREIYEQVVAAAA
- the hxlB gene encoding 6-phospho-3-hexuloisomerase; this translates as MHQKLIIDKISGILAATDAGYDAKLTAMLDQASRIFVAGAGRSGLVAKFFAMRLMHGGYDVFVVGEIVTPSIRKGDLLIVISGSGETETMLAFTKKAKEQGATIALISTRDSSSLGDLADTIFRIGSPELFGKVVGMPMGTVFELSTLLFLEATISHIIHEKGIPEEEMRTRHANLE